The following proteins are encoded in a genomic region of Sparus aurata chromosome 23, fSpaAur1.1, whole genome shotgun sequence:
- the tnfsf18 gene encoding tumor necrosis factor ligand superfamily member 18, which translates to MPQSSQLSLIRVLLLWTTILSIVQAVFIILFFTAGHLGQSQNSSTVAPERQIEPPPDNSSTPSPSPDEKLLLGEGKVLTYEANLEANQIIWRTKDVENGVISKGGKSLEILQDGYYFLSLQVTLKKCSFNGTRGSEDSRSVSVTLTGDTKEKILLQGRINTHTCSTGPLSKAEMLAAGKELKFDITLPPREIDDTVYRTHLDVIFFLKPKKR; encoded by the exons ATGCCGCAGTCAAGCCAGCTCTCCCTAATCCGTGTCCTCCTGTTGTGGACCACCATCCTCTCCATCGTCCAGGCTGTGttcatcatcctcttcttcaccgCTGGACATCTTGGCCAG TCTCAGAACAGTAGCACTGTAGCACCAGAACGCCAAATTGAACCCCCGCCAGACAATAGTTCCACACCTTCG cCTTCTCCTGATGAAAAGCTTTTGTTGGGCGAAGGCAAAGTTCTCACCTATGAGGCTAATCTAG AAGCAAACCAAATCATATGGAGAACGAAGGATGTGGAAAACGGCGTCATCTCGAAAGGAGGAAAAAGTCTTGAAATACTGCAGGATGGATATTACTTCCTAAGTCTTCAGGTGACACTGAAGAAGTGTTCATTTAATGGGACCAGGGGATCAGAGGACAGTCGGTCAGTCAGTGTGACGCTGACAGGAGACACGAAAGAAAAGATTCTCCTGCAGGGTaggatcaacacacacacatgcagcacaggCCCCCTCAGCAAGGCAGAGATGCTGGCTGCTGGAAAAGAACTGAAATTCGACATCACATTGCCACCCAGGGAAATTGATGACACTGTATATCGTACCCACCTGGATGTCATCTTCTTTCTAAAACCGAAGAAACGCTAA
- the tnfsf14 gene encoding tumor necrosis factor ligand superfamily member 14, whose product MAEGGYPSVYVVDSFANRPPVPPRLSQRRRRAGVAQTLLFLLVSLALCGMAIEACLIYRLYRAESGTSASVAKLIAGQGDPSPSERPQRCVLPSKPVAHLTDGQDVVHGNKMMAWSTVADPILCEMDYKNGSLLIQKEGYYYVYSKVSFSDTDVFHHSVELRTELYIGKSIPLLKSSKISLKSQRMKQSNSYLGGVFHLQIGDAIFVKVSNTSKVHRHKSYENIFGAFMI is encoded by the exons ATGGCCGAGGGTGGATATCCCTCTGTGTATGTGGTGGACAGCTTTGCCAACCGGCCTCCTGTGCCGCCCAGGCTGAGTCAGAGGCGACGGCGGGCTGGAGTGGCTCAGACCCTGCTGTTCCTGCTGGTGAGCCTGGCATTGTGCGGCATGGCCATAGAAGCCTGCCTCATCTACCGTCTCTACCGAGCTGAATCT GGCACCTCAGCATCGGTCGCTAAGCTCATTGCAG GTCAAGGTGATCCTTCTCCCAGTGAAAGGCCCCAACGTTGCGTTCTTCCTTCCAAACCGGTTGCACATCTGACAG ATGGACAAGACGTAGTTCATGGAAACAAAATGATGGCTTGGAGCACTGTTGCAGATCCTATCCTCTGTGAGATGGACTACAAAAATGGAAGTCTTTTAATTCAGAAGGAGGGTTATTACTATGTCTATTCCAAGGTGTCCTTCTCAGACACTGATGTATTTCACCACTCTGTTGAACTGAGAACTGAGCTGTACATTGGAAAAAGTATTCCCCTTCTGAAATCCAGCAAGATCTCATTGAAGTCACAGAGAATGAAACAGTCAAACAGTTACCTTGGTGGAGTGTTTCACCTCCAAATAGGTGATGCCATTTTTGTGAAAGTGAGCAATACCTCAAAAGTTCACCGACACAAATCTTATGAGAACATCTTCGGTGCTTTTATGATATAG